GCGCCCATTTTCCTGGAGTCCACCATGGACTCTTACGGCAATACGGTTGCGACCCTGCATTGCTGGAACGGACATTATAAATGGATCAACATAGAAAATATTGCGGAAGACCTTCCTGTAGAAACTCGCAACGACATCGTGACGCATATTTCATTTTTCAGCCTCGAATGATTCGCGTTTTCCAACTCCTGCTCTTCGGATTACTCAGCTCCTTCATTTTCACCGGCAACGGTTCAGCAGAAACCGCGCCCCCGGCGCCGCAGGGCATGGTTTACATCCCTGCAGGCTACGCGCAAATCGGCGATTCTTCCGGCCCGAAAGACGCGCGCCCCATGCATTTCGTATCGACCTCGGCTTTTTTCATCGACCGCTACGAAGTCAGCAACGCCAAGTATCGCCAGTTCATACAGGCAACCGGACGCCAGACCCCGAAGTATTGGGACGATGAACGATTCAACGCCCCCGACCAACCGGTCGTTGGCGTGAGCTGGCACGACGCCATGGCCTATGCCCAATGGCGAGGCGGTCGACTGCCCACCGAAGCGGAATGGGAAAAAGCCGCGCGCGGAAGCGACGACCGGGAATATCCCTGGGGCAAAAAATGGGACAAGGGCTTCGCGTTTTACTTCGTCAATATTTTTGGTGAAACAGACCAGTTCCGTTTCACCGCGCCCGTCGATTATTACCAGACGGGAGTCAGCCCTTACGGCGTCTACAATATGGCGGGCAATGTCTGGGAATGGTGCCTCGACTGGTACGATCCGCAATACTACCGCAACAGTCCTGAATTCGATCCCGAAGGCCCGATCCAGCCCACGCTGATGAAATCCCTGCGCGGCGGTTCCTGGGCCAACTCCATCGACGGCGTCCAGATCATCCGGCGCGCGCGCAATCATCCCGACACTCAAAATGAAATCTACGGTTTCAGAACCGTGATCCCCATCAGGTGACAGCCCCCGGCGAATCCCCTCCCGGCAAAGGCAGGGTGTTTGCGTGGTCGCTTTACGACTTCGCGAACACCATCTTTTCCATGAACGTGATCTCGCTGTATTTTGCCCTGTGGGTGACCGTGGATCGAAACGGCGCCGATATTTTATACGGCGCGGCCTTGTCCCTTTCCATGCTGGCAGTCGCGGTCAGCGCTCCGCTGTTCGGCGCGATGTCCGACCGGAGCGGCAAACGCCGCGCCCCGCTGATCGCCTTCACCCTGCTATCGGTCGCAGGCACCGCGCTGATCGGGATGACGGACAATCTATGGCTCGGCCTGCTCGCCTTCATCTGCGCCAATTACTGCTACCACGCCGCGCTGGTGTTTTACGACGGCATGCTTCCCTGGGTGGCGCGCGGCGCCAACGTCGGCAAGATCTCCGGCTACGGCGTTTCCCTCGGCTATCTCGGCGCCATCGTCGGCCTGCTCGCGGTGCGTCCCTTTGTCGAAGTCGGCGGACGTCCCGCCGCCTTTCTGGTGACCGCCGTGCTGTTTCTTGCGTTTGCCATTCCCTGTTTCCTATTCGTCAGCGACCCGCCGCGTCCCGCAAACGCCGCGCCGCAAGGGACGTCCTTCAAAGAAGCGTTCATCACTCTGAAAAAAACCTGGCTCGAGATTCGCAATTACCGGCTCGTCTTCAAATTTCTCATGGTGCATTTTTTGATCCTCGACGTGGTCAACACCATCATCGCCTTCATGTCGGTTTACGCGAACAAGGTCATGGGATTTTCCGACGCGCAAATCAATACCTTTCTCATCACGTCGACCGTCGCCGCGATGCTGGGGTCGCTCCTGATCGGCTGGCTCTGTCAGCGAAAAGGCCCGGAAACCGTCTACGCGCTGGTGCTCTGGATCTGGGTGGCGGCGCTCGCGCTCGCTGTCGCCAGCCCAACGCAAGCGGTGTTCTGGTGCGTCGGACCGTTGGCGGGAATCGGCATGGGCGGCATCTGGACCGTGAGCCGGGCCTTGTTGATCCAATGGGCGCCGCCGGAAAAATTATGCGAGCTGTTTGGTTTTTATGGAATGGCCGGAAAAATGGCGTCGATACTCGGGCCCTTGTTGTGGGGCGGCATTGTCTGGCTTCTCAGCGCTTACCCGGAAATGAAATACCGCGCCGCGGTGTTCTCTCTGATGATTCTTGCGCTCGGAAGCATTGTTTTGTACCGGAGTTTGATCCGCGAATTCAAACCCACTTCGACGCCATCCTGACGCCCCTCTCAGAAATAACAAATCGGTTGACAGGGCGAGGGGTTCCCCTATAGTTTAGAATGAATTCAAAGCGTTCAATTATAAGCCATATAGCTATTTTGAGAGAGGTCCCATGAACTTGATCCCTAATGTAAAACCTCTGACTATTTCAATTCTTGCCCTGAGCGTCGCCTTCACCAGCGGTTCCGTTTTTGCGCATTCCGGTCACAAGCATGAAGAGGGACCGACCATATCCATTCCTGAAGTTGTCGCCAAGGTCAACGAGACCAACATCACCCGGGAAACCATCGCCCAGCAACTGAAAAAGGCGATCGCTAAATATAAACAACGCGGCATGCCGCTGACGCCCGATCAGGAAAAAACGGCGACCAAAAAATTGATCAACGACGAAATCGACCGCACTCTGCTCCTGCAAAAAGGAACGGAGCTTGGCATTGAAGTCAGCCACGATCAGGTTTCGGCGCGTATCGACGAGATCAAATCTCAATTTGAATCGGACACCGTCTTTGGTCACACCCTGGCGAGCGAAGGCATCACCCTGAAACAATACGCCGCTCAGTTGCGAGACGATCTGATTCTGGAGAAGGTGATTGGCAAGGAAGTGGAACCGCGCATCAAGGTGAGCGATGAAGAAATCAAAAACTATTACGAGACGAATAAAAGCCGCTTCACCACGCAACCGCAACGGCGCGCCAGCGTTCTGTTGATTCGTATCCCTAAAAATTCCGGCTCTGCAGGCGAAGCCAGCGCGCTTAAAAAGATGCAGTCCATACAGGAACAAATCAAAAATGGCTCCGACTTCGCAGACCTAACAAAACGCTTTTCGAATGACAGTCTGGCGAGCAAAGGCGGCGACCTGGGCTATTTCAACCGCAAGCAAATGTTTGCGCCTTTTTCCAGCCGCGCATTCGATATGAAAGTGGGAGAGGTCAGCGATATCTTCAAGACCGCCCACGGCTTCCATCTGCTGAAGGTGACGGATGCTAAAGAAGGCGCGGATCAATCGCTTGAGGAAGTCCGGGAATCCATCATGGCCTCGATCAAGCAAAGCAAAACGAATCAGGCCATGCAGGGCTACCTGGAATCATTGAAGAAAAAGGCGGATATACAAGTTTACTTCTAGGAAGGGGAGGGAAAACGCTCGCGGCGTTTCAATCGGGAATCGCCGCCGGGAAACCCGGGTGAATGCCCCGAAGTCTGGACGGCTCAAAATGAAGGGGAATGGGGCCGGATCATCCGACCCACAGATCACTTCTTTTTCTTGTCTTTTTTCCCTTTGCCGCCCAGTTCCGCCAGTTTGCGTTTAACGATTTTTCCCTTATCACGGTCAAAATCCACTTTCAGATAGATCGTATTTTCAAATGCCTTGTATACGACGCCTTCCTTCTTTTTGCCAGCAAAGTCAAATTTTACCTTGTCTCCAACTTTCATCGTTTCCTCTCAAATGAACGCAGGGAAAGCGTCGCCTTCCCGGTTGCCACTGTATTTCGGGCTAATAGAAAAGGAGTAGACTAGTGGAAAACCGCCCTGGAGTCAATGCTTTCTTTTCCAACGATCTGCGTCGCAAACCCGCACATAGCCCTGAGAAACAGGCGCCTCTGCCGCTTTCCAAACGATCATGACCGGCAATTCAGACAAAATTTTCGTTGAAGTCGCATTCAATCTGCCCCTGCCCTCTCCTTTCACCTATTCCGTTCCTGTAGGATTGAAAGATCGGGCGCTTCCGGGGATGCGGGCGCTCGCTCCCTTCGGCGCGCGCAGGATCACCGGCTTCATCGTCGCCGTCAAATACCAATGCGATTCTGGGTTTGAAGTCAAACCCCTCGAAGACCTCCCCGACAACATCCCGGCGCTTTCCGAATCCATGCTCGATCTGACTCGATGGCTGGCGGATTATTACCAGTGCGCATGGGGAGAAGCCATCGCCGCGGCAATTCCAGCCGGGTTGGATGAAGCGGGAGAAGACATATTTTCTCTGACAGAAACGGGAATGGAGGCGTTCCAAAGTTCTGCCTCCAGCGATTCCGACCGCGCATTGCTGGAAGTCCTGCGTGAGCGACCGGGCAGTTCCCGCAAACAACTCCAGCGCCGCCTCGGCGCAAACTTCAACGCGCGCGCGCTGAATAAATTCAAATCACGGGAA
This window of the Candidatus Nitrohelix vancouverensis genome carries:
- a CDS encoding formylglycine-generating enzyme family protein, which translates into the protein MIRVFQLLLFGLLSSFIFTGNGSAETAPPAPQGMVYIPAGYAQIGDSSGPKDARPMHFVSTSAFFIDRYEVSNAKYRQFIQATGRQTPKYWDDERFNAPDQPVVGVSWHDAMAYAQWRGGRLPTEAEWEKAARGSDDREYPWGKKWDKGFAFYFVNIFGETDQFRFTAPVDYYQTGVSPYGVYNMAGNVWEWCLDWYDPQYYRNSPEFDPEGPIQPTLMKSLRGGSWANSIDGVQIIRRARNHPDTQNEIYGFRTVIPIR
- a CDS encoding MFS transporter, whose translation is MNVISLYFALWVTVDRNGADILYGAALSLSMLAVAVSAPLFGAMSDRSGKRRAPLIAFTLLSVAGTALIGMTDNLWLGLLAFICANYCYHAALVFYDGMLPWVARGANVGKISGYGVSLGYLGAIVGLLAVRPFVEVGGRPAAFLVTAVLFLAFAIPCFLFVSDPPRPANAAPQGTSFKEAFITLKKTWLEIRNYRLVFKFLMVHFLILDVVNTIIAFMSVYANKVMGFSDAQINTFLITSTVAAMLGSLLIGWLCQRKGPETVYALVLWIWVAALALAVASPTQAVFWCVGPLAGIGMGGIWTVSRALLIQWAPPEKLCELFGFYGMAGKMASILGPLLWGGIVWLLSAYPEMKYRAAVFSLMILALGSIVLYRSLIREFKPTSTPS